Proteins found in one Planococcus citri chromosome 2, ihPlaCitr1.1, whole genome shotgun sequence genomic segment:
- the LOC135837039 gene encoding uncharacterized protein LOC135837039, producing MTNAEQPNETSLNAMILELEMPKNSTVEPQMEPQMEPQAGPSSINLVPEPQIAEPQATGHHFVEVPRSNRTVDQFRFPLRHSYLKADGVTKGFLTHNDPRAMCVDYELGFNSPCMSTRCWFYNSHFWSIHKDLMETIKVRFEGGMVNINVIQVHPQFKILFPFTYQNYVDLKRNIIRFGPSYDECYLWLPTRSLETSPLRHRSNV from the exons ATGACAAATGCTGAACAACCAAATGAG ACAAGTTTAAATGCTATGATCCTCGAATtggaaatgccaaaaaattccacCGTGGAGCCCCAGATGGAGCCGCAGATGGAGCCCCAGGCGGGACCATCTAGCATAAATTTAGTACCAGAGCCTCAGATTGCTGAACCACAGGCAACTGGACATCATTTTGTTGAG gttccTAGGTCAAATAGAACTGTTGATCAATTCAGATTTCCACTACGACATTCATACTTGAAAGCTGATGGTGTTACGAAGGGATTCTTAACACATAATGACCCTAGGGCCATGTGTGTTGATTACGAATTAGGCTTTAACAGCCCATGTATGTCTACACGGTGCTGGTTTTATAATAGCCACTTTTGGTCTATTCAT aaGGACTTAATGGAAACAATAAAAGTTCGGTTCGAAGGAGGTATGGTGAATATTAATGTAATTCAGGTCCATCCGCAGTTTAAGATATTATTTCCCTTTACTTATCAAAACTATGTGGATCTCAAAAGAAATATCATTAGATTTGGGCCATCCTATGATGAATGTTACTTATGGTTACCTACGAGATCACTGGAAACGTCACCATTg agGCACCGTTCAAACGTTTAA